From a single Microbacterium terrisoli genomic region:
- a CDS encoding ABC transporter permease — translation MRRLFALLRQRLRRDALQVPLWTISTALMAYAGYAGVTQSYSTVADRQNILAAALANPVILMFRGLPAGTSEGAFLAFEVLPWLAILAALMSAFLAVRHTRADEEAGRAELLSATPAGRTMPTVATIVHGVLANVVLAVLSALALVSTGLDPAGSWVTGAAAGATGLAFLGIGLIAAQLMRTSRGANSLTIWVLVATFLLRGIGNAAGTPSDDLTHTSSAWIAWISPFSWAEQSRPFDADNAAPIVLAAAVGLVLAVAATWLQSVRDIGASFFAGRQGRAHARPALSGAHALVWRLASGSIIGWAVGGAIVGILATTLGGLVDQISGDNPAVAQILEKLAQGGSLEESVVTIFFTMLGIVAACCAVQTLVRARQEEAHGTAEPVLATTVGRVRWLADYLLVATFAVVIVVASAVVAAFVGIAAQGGGSELYRASLITGAGEFVAASVFTVITALIFVLLPRATIGLGWALVLVATMLGMFGPLFGMPEWTTRLSPFGVTPVIEGGQVDARGLWWLVAIVVVGAAASLLLQRRRPLAADG, via the coding sequence ATGAGGCGGCTTTTCGCGCTGCTGCGCCAGCGGCTGCGTCGCGACGCACTGCAGGTGCCGCTGTGGACCATCAGCACCGCTCTCATGGCGTACGCCGGCTATGCCGGGGTCACCCAGTCGTATTCGACGGTCGCCGACCGGCAGAACATCTTGGCCGCCGCCCTGGCCAACCCGGTGATCCTGATGTTCCGGGGTCTGCCGGCGGGCACGAGTGAGGGGGCGTTCCTCGCGTTCGAGGTGCTGCCGTGGCTGGCGATCCTCGCCGCCCTCATGTCCGCATTCCTCGCCGTGCGGCACACGCGCGCCGACGAGGAGGCGGGGCGGGCCGAGCTGCTGTCGGCGACCCCGGCCGGCCGCACGATGCCCACAGTGGCCACGATCGTGCACGGGGTGCTCGCGAACGTCGTGCTGGCGGTGCTGTCGGCTCTCGCGCTCGTGTCCACGGGCCTGGATCCGGCGGGATCATGGGTGACCGGCGCCGCCGCCGGGGCCACCGGCCTCGCGTTCCTCGGAATCGGCCTGATCGCCGCCCAGCTGATGCGCACCTCGCGCGGCGCGAACTCCCTGACGATCTGGGTGCTCGTGGCGACGTTTCTGCTGCGCGGCATCGGCAACGCCGCAGGAACACCCAGCGACGACCTCACGCATACGAGCAGCGCGTGGATCGCGTGGATCTCACCGTTCTCCTGGGCCGAGCAATCTCGTCCGTTCGACGCGGACAACGCCGCGCCGATCGTGCTGGCGGCAGCGGTGGGACTCGTTCTGGCCGTCGCCGCGACCTGGCTGCAGTCGGTGCGCGACATCGGTGCGAGCTTCTTCGCCGGCAGGCAGGGCAGGGCGCATGCGCGGCCGGCTCTGTCCGGCGCGCACGCGCTGGTGTGGCGGCTCGCGTCGGGCTCGATCATCGGGTGGGCCGTGGGCGGGGCGATCGTGGGCATTCTCGCCACGACCCTCGGGGGTCTCGTCGACCAGATCTCGGGCGACAACCCCGCCGTCGCGCAGATCCTCGAGAAGCTCGCACAGGGCGGTTCGCTCGAAGAGTCGGTCGTGACGATCTTCTTCACGATGCTCGGCATCGTCGCCGCGTGCTGCGCTGTGCAGACCCTCGTGCGTGCGCGACAAGAAGAAGCACACGGCACCGCAGAGCCGGTGCTGGCCACCACGGTGGGCCGGGTGCGGTGGCTCGCGGACTACCTGCTGGTGGCGACCTTCGCCGTCGTCATCGTGGTGGCATCTGCCGTCGTGGCGGCCTTCGTGGGCATCGCGGCGCAGGGCGGCGGGTCGGAGCTGTACCGCGCATCACTGATCACCGGGGCGGGCGAGTTCGTCGCCGCCTCGGTGTTCACGGTGATCACGGCGCTGATCTTCGTGCTGCTGCCACGGGCCACGATCGGTCTGGGCTGGGCGCTCGTGCTGGTCGCGACGATGCTCGGCATGTTCGGACCGCTGTTCGGCATGCCCGAGTGGACCACCAGGCTCTCGCCGTTCGGGGTGACCCCGGTGATCGAGGGCGGGCAGGTCGACGCGCGCGGGCTGTGGTGGCTCGTCGCGATCGTCGTGGTCGGGGCTGCGGCATCCCTCCTCTTGCAGCGCCGCCGCCCGCTTGCCGCCGATGGATGA
- a CDS encoding GbsR/MarR family transcriptional regulator yields the protein MSEHRAIEAAEQAASVMSVAGMPRMPARVLMALLAAPAEGYTAADLRDRLGVSAAAVSGAVRYLETLHFIRRRSLPGHRRERYEMVSDSWFGVMTANAPVYLRLADLIDTIHAEQEDSDAAAHATEMSAFLRFMARRMPELVEEWEAERAALEG from the coding sequence ATGAGTGAGCACCGCGCGATCGAGGCCGCTGAGCAGGCCGCTTCGGTGATGAGCGTGGCCGGCATGCCCCGCATGCCGGCCCGCGTGCTCATGGCGCTGCTGGCCGCCCCCGCAGAGGGCTACACGGCAGCCGACCTGCGGGACCGGCTGGGGGTCAGCGCGGCCGCCGTGTCGGGAGCGGTACGCTACCTCGAGACGCTGCACTTCATCCGCCGGCGGTCGCTGCCCGGGCACCGGCGCGAGCGCTACGAGATGGTCTCGGACTCGTGGTTCGGGGTGATGACCGCGAATGCGCCCGTCTACCTACGACTGGCGGATCTGATCGACACGATCCACGCCGAGCAGGAAGACTCGGATGCTGCGGCCCACGCGACCGAGATGTCGGCGTTCCTGCGGTTCATGGCGCGACGGATGCCGGAGCTCGTCGAGGAGTGGGAAGCGGAGCGCGCCGCGCTCGAGGGGTGA
- a CDS encoding ABC transporter ATP-binding protein: MSAPDMLTEEERLEEELAEQARLNADDWSGGVAPGKAANFGQSFGRMVGLLRPHWIGFSLVSLAGAVGVVLAVIAPKVLGQATNIIFEGVVSLSLASFFPAGATQAQVVAGLRQGGQNDIANIVSAMDDFHVGEGVDFDRLRWVIIGVLAIYVVAALLSWLQGYVINVIMVRTMWQLREDVEAKLNRLPLSYFDKVQRGELISRVTNDIDNITQTMQQSLSGALTSVLTVIGVLVMMFSISWQLALVALVSLPLMAVIFGVIGPKSQKAFSVQWRKVGRLNARVEESFSGHALVQVFGREKDSRAQFAKDNDELFEASFKAQFLSGIIMPGMMFIGSLTYVGIAVLGGLMVASGNLRLGDVQAFIQYSQQFTQPLSELGGMAAVVQSGTASAERVFDLLDADEQQPDADDAPELVPGRGVIEFENVEFSYDPTQPLIRDLSFRVEPGQTVAIVGPTGAGKTTLVNLLMRFYELDGGRVLLDGQDTSELTRDDVRGRTGMVLQDPWLFADTIRENIRYGRQSATDDEIVDAASATRVDRFVHSLPDGYDTMLDEDASNVSAGEKQLITIARAFVAQPSVLILDEATSSVDTRTELLLQHAMAALRAGRTSFVIAHRLSTIRDADLILVMEHGDIVEKGTHDELIAREGAYWRLYQSQFEQAAADIDLEEAVTAATASVPVVAAADETPA; the protein is encoded by the coding sequence ATGAGCGCGCCCGACATGCTCACCGAGGAGGAACGCCTCGAAGAAGAGCTCGCCGAACAGGCGCGACTGAACGCCGACGACTGGAGCGGCGGGGTCGCCCCGGGCAAGGCCGCGAACTTCGGTCAGAGCTTCGGCCGGATGGTGGGGCTGCTGAGGCCCCACTGGATCGGCTTCTCGCTGGTGTCGCTGGCCGGAGCGGTCGGCGTCGTGCTGGCCGTCATCGCGCCGAAGGTGCTCGGGCAGGCCACGAACATCATCTTCGAGGGCGTCGTCTCGCTGTCCCTGGCCTCTTTCTTCCCGGCCGGTGCCACGCAGGCGCAGGTCGTGGCGGGACTGCGTCAGGGCGGTCAGAACGACATCGCGAACATCGTGTCGGCCATGGACGACTTCCATGTCGGTGAAGGCGTCGACTTCGATCGCCTGCGCTGGGTGATCATCGGGGTGCTGGCCATCTACGTCGTCGCGGCACTGCTGAGCTGGCTGCAGGGCTATGTGATCAACGTGATCATGGTGCGCACGATGTGGCAGCTGCGCGAAGACGTCGAGGCGAAACTGAACCGCCTGCCCCTGTCGTACTTCGACAAGGTGCAGCGCGGAGAGCTGATCTCGCGCGTCACGAACGACATCGACAACATCACCCAGACCATGCAGCAGTCGCTGTCGGGAGCGCTGACCAGCGTGCTGACCGTCATCGGCGTGCTGGTCATGATGTTCTCGATCTCGTGGCAGCTGGCGCTGGTGGCGCTGGTCTCGCTGCCGCTGATGGCGGTGATCTTCGGCGTCATCGGGCCGAAGTCGCAGAAGGCGTTCAGCGTGCAGTGGCGCAAGGTCGGTCGCTTGAACGCCCGGGTCGAGGAGTCGTTCTCGGGCCATGCGCTCGTGCAGGTCTTCGGCCGGGAGAAGGACTCGCGTGCGCAGTTCGCCAAAGACAACGACGAGCTGTTCGAGGCATCCTTCAAGGCGCAGTTCCTGTCGGGCATCATCATGCCCGGCATGATGTTCATCGGCAGCCTGACCTATGTCGGCATCGCGGTGCTGGGCGGCCTCATGGTCGCCTCGGGAAACCTGCGCCTGGGTGACGTGCAGGCGTTCATCCAGTACTCGCAGCAGTTCACCCAGCCCCTGTCGGAGCTCGGCGGCATGGCCGCGGTCGTGCAGTCGGGCACGGCTTCGGCGGAGCGGGTGTTCGACCTGCTCGATGCCGATGAGCAGCAGCCCGACGCCGACGACGCGCCCGAGCTGGTGCCCGGCCGCGGGGTCATCGAATTCGAGAACGTGGAGTTCTCCTATGACCCGACCCAGCCACTGATCCGGGATCTGTCCTTCCGGGTCGAGCCCGGGCAGACCGTGGCGATCGTGGGTCCCACCGGCGCCGGCAAGACGACTCTCGTGAATCTGCTGATGCGGTTCTACGAACTGGACGGCGGGCGCGTCCTGCTCGACGGGCAGGACACGTCTGAATTGACCCGCGACGACGTGCGAGGCCGCACCGGCATGGTGCTGCAGGACCCGTGGCTGTTCGCCGACACGATCCGAGAGAACATCCGCTACGGGCGGCAGTCGGCGACCGACGATGAGATCGTGGATGCCGCGTCCGCGACGCGCGTGGACCGCTTCGTGCACTCGCTGCCCGACGGGTACGACACCATGCTCGACGAGGACGCCTCGAACGTGTCGGCCGGCGAGAAGCAGCTGATCACGATCGCCCGTGCCTTCGTGGCGCAGCCGTCGGTGCTCATCCTCGACGAGGCGACCTCGTCCGTCGACACGCGCACCGAGCTGCTGCTGCAGCACGCCATGGCGGCACTGCGCGCCGGGCGCACCTCGTTCGTGATCGCGCACCGGCTGTCGACGATCCGCGATGCCGACCTCATCCTGGTGATGGAGCACGGCGACATCGTCGAGAAGGGCACGCACGACGAGCTCATCGCCCGCGAAGGCGCGTACTGGCGGCTCTACCAGTCGCAGTTCGAGCAGGCCGCGGCCGACATCGACCTCGAAGAGGCTGTCACGGCGGCGACGGCGTCCGTCCCGGTCGTGGCGGCGGCGGACGAGACGCCGGCTTGA
- a CDS encoding ABC transporter ATP-binding protein, translating into MLAKILVRYLKKYRWLLLGVLVFQFASAMAQLYLPRLNADIIDLGVANGDTAFIWSHGAFMLLISLGQIVASIVATYFAARAAMAVGRDIRRDVYDRVSDFSEREISAFGPGSLITRNTNDVQQVQMLAMMGATMLVTAPLLAIGGVIMALQQNVGLSWLIAVSVPTLLIVAIIVISRMVPLFRRYQTKLDAVNRIMREQLTGVRVVRAFVRERIEEGRFREANTDIMIVGRNVGSLFVLLFPMAMLVLNVTVVGVIWFGGIAVNDGSVQIGTLFAFMQYVGQILMGVLMASFMTMMIPRAAVSADRIGEVLDADTSLARPDSPVSDFSRPGAVEFDDVTFTYPGAEAPVLQNVSFRAEPGETVAIVGSTGSGKTTLVSMIPRLFDVTSGAVRVAGVDVREADLDMMWKGIGLVPQRPFLFTGTIASNLRFGREEATDADLWEALEIAQARDFVAEKEGGLASRIAQGGTNVSGGQRQRLAIARAIVHQPDILVFDDSFSALDLSTDARLRQALWKHMPDVTKIVVAQRVSTITDADRIVVLDDGRVVGVGAHDDLLVTCTTYKEIVDSQLGVHA; encoded by the coding sequence GTGCTTGCGAAAATCCTCGTCCGCTACCTCAAAAAATACCGCTGGCTGCTGCTGGGCGTTCTGGTCTTCCAGTTCGCCTCGGCGATGGCCCAGCTCTACCTGCCCCGGCTGAATGCCGACATCATCGACCTGGGCGTCGCCAACGGCGACACCGCCTTCATCTGGTCGCATGGTGCGTTCATGCTGCTGATCTCCCTCGGCCAGATCGTGGCATCCATCGTCGCCACGTACTTCGCCGCCCGCGCGGCCATGGCGGTGGGCCGCGACATCCGCCGCGATGTGTACGACCGCGTCAGCGATTTCTCCGAGCGTGAGATCTCCGCGTTCGGACCGGGATCGCTGATCACCCGCAACACGAACGACGTGCAGCAGGTGCAGATGCTCGCGATGATGGGCGCCACCATGCTCGTCACCGCGCCGCTGCTGGCGATCGGCGGCGTCATCATGGCGCTGCAGCAGAACGTCGGGCTCAGCTGGCTGATCGCCGTGTCGGTGCCGACCCTGCTGATCGTGGCGATCATCGTCATCAGCCGCATGGTGCCGCTGTTCCGCCGCTACCAGACCAAGCTCGACGCGGTCAACCGCATCATGCGCGAACAGCTGACCGGCGTGCGCGTCGTGCGCGCGTTCGTCCGCGAGCGCATCGAAGAGGGCCGGTTCCGCGAGGCCAACACCGACATCATGATCGTCGGACGCAACGTCGGGTCGCTGTTCGTGCTGCTGTTCCCGATGGCGATGCTCGTGCTGAACGTCACCGTCGTCGGCGTGATCTGGTTCGGCGGCATCGCCGTCAACGACGGCTCGGTGCAGATCGGCACGCTGTTCGCCTTCATGCAGTACGTCGGTCAGATCCTCATGGGCGTGCTGATGGCCAGCTTCATGACGATGATGATCCCGCGTGCGGCGGTCTCGGCGGACCGCATCGGCGAGGTGCTGGATGCCGACACCTCGCTGGCACGTCCCGACAGCCCGGTGAGCGACTTCTCTCGCCCCGGTGCGGTGGAGTTCGACGACGTGACGTTCACGTATCCGGGCGCCGAGGCACCGGTGCTGCAGAACGTGTCGTTCCGTGCCGAGCCGGGCGAGACGGTCGCGATCGTCGGATCGACCGGATCGGGCAAGACGACGCTCGTCTCGATGATCCCGCGCCTGTTCGACGTGACCTCGGGCGCCGTGCGCGTGGCCGGCGTCGATGTGCGCGAGGCCGACCTCGACATGATGTGGAAGGGCATCGGCCTCGTGCCGCAGCGGCCGTTCCTGTTCACCGGCACCATCGCCTCGAACCTGCGGTTCGGGCGTGAGGAGGCCACCGATGCCGACCTGTGGGAGGCGCTGGAGATCGCCCAGGCGCGCGACTTCGTCGCCGAGAAGGAGGGCGGCCTGGCCTCGCGCATCGCACAGGGCGGCACGAACGTGTCGGGCGGGCAGCGCCAGCGGCTCGCGATCGCGCGCGCGATCGTGCATCAGCCCGACATCCTCGTCTTCGACGACTCGTTCTCGGCGCTGGACCTGTCCACCGATGCGCGGCTGCGCCAGGCGCTGTGGAAGCACATGCCCGACGTGACCAAGATCGTGGTCGCGCAGCGCGTCTCGACCATCACCGATGCCGATCGCATCGTCGTGCTCGATGACGGTCGGGTGGTCGGGGTCGGCGCACACGACGACCTGCTGGTCACCTGTACCACCTACAAAGAGATCGTCGACTCGCAGCTGGGGGTGCACGCATGA
- a CDS encoding NUDIX domain-containing protein → MVTTSAGLLLHRRGDAGGLEVLIAHMGGPFWARKDEAAWSIPKGEFDPAVETAMDAATREFREELGVDPPAGPYVELGTWAYSSGKKVTVFAADGVGFASSSFSYGTFEMEWPPRSGRRAEFAEVDRAEWMPVEAARPRLVKGQRPALDALVNSV, encoded by the coding sequence GTGGTCACGACGAGCGCGGGACTGCTGCTGCACCGTCGCGGTGATGCAGGCGGCCTCGAGGTTCTGATCGCGCACATGGGCGGGCCGTTCTGGGCGCGCAAGGACGAGGCGGCATGGTCGATTCCGAAGGGCGAGTTCGATCCCGCGGTCGAAACGGCGATGGATGCCGCGACCCGCGAGTTCCGTGAAGAGCTCGGTGTCGATCCGCCCGCCGGGCCGTACGTCGAGCTGGGCACGTGGGCGTACTCGTCGGGCAAGAAGGTCACGGTCTTCGCCGCCGACGGCGTGGGGTTCGCGTCATCCTCCTTCTCCTACGGCACGTTCGAGATGGAGTGGCCTCCGCGGTCGGGGAGGCGAGCCGAGTTCGCCGAGGTCGACCGCGCCGAATGGATGCCGGTGGAGGCCGCGCGCCCGCGTCTGGTGAAGGGTCAGCGCCCCGCGCTCGATGCGCTGGTGAACTCCGTATAG
- a CDS encoding aldo/keto reductase family protein, which produces MVEYRHLGNSGLKVSEITYGNWVTHASQVDDSAAIATVHAALDAGITTFDTADTYANTAAEVVLGKALAGRRREGLEIFTKVYWPIGPKGPNDAGLSRKHIREGIDGSLRRLGVDYVDLYQAHRYDYETPLEETMQAFADVVRQGKALYIGVSEWTAEQLRDAAGLAKELHVPFVSNQPQYSMLWRVIEEKVVPTSTELGLSQVVWSPMAQGVLSGKYLPGQPVPAGSRATDEKSGAQFIKRLLRDDVLAAVQNLKPIAADLGLTMPQLAIAWVLQNPNVASALVGASRPEQIASNVAASGVKLDGDVLAAIDAALGDVVVRDPANTYDVSPKTRP; this is translated from the coding sequence ATGGTCGAATATCGCCACCTCGGCAACAGCGGACTGAAGGTTTCGGAGATCACCTACGGCAACTGGGTGACGCACGCATCGCAGGTGGACGATTCCGCCGCGATCGCCACCGTGCATGCGGCGCTGGATGCCGGCATCACGACATTCGACACCGCCGACACGTATGCGAACACGGCCGCCGAGGTCGTGCTGGGCAAGGCTCTGGCAGGACGACGCCGCGAGGGGCTGGAGATCTTCACGAAGGTCTACTGGCCGATCGGCCCGAAGGGGCCGAACGACGCCGGGCTGTCGCGCAAGCACATCCGCGAGGGCATCGACGGGTCGCTGCGCCGCCTCGGGGTCGACTACGTCGACCTGTACCAGGCGCACCGCTACGACTACGAGACGCCGCTGGAAGAGACCATGCAGGCCTTCGCCGACGTCGTGCGACAGGGCAAGGCCCTCTACATCGGCGTGAGCGAGTGGACCGCCGAGCAGCTGCGCGATGCGGCAGGCCTCGCGAAAGAGCTGCACGTGCCGTTCGTGTCGAACCAGCCGCAGTACTCGATGCTGTGGCGCGTGATCGAAGAGAAGGTCGTCCCCACCAGCACCGAGCTCGGTCTGTCGCAGGTCGTCTGGTCGCCGATGGCGCAGGGCGTGCTCAGCGGCAAGTACCTGCCGGGCCAGCCGGTGCCTGCCGGATCACGGGCGACCGATGAGAAGAGCGGCGCCCAGTTCATCAAGCGCCTGCTGCGCGATGACGTGCTCGCCGCGGTGCAGAACCTCAAGCCCATCGCCGCAGACCTCGGCCTGACGATGCCGCAGCTGGCCATCGCGTGGGTGCTGCAGAACCCGAACGTCGCCTCGGCTCTGGTCGGGGCATCCCGCCCCGAGCAGATCGCCTCGAACGTCGCGGCATCGGGCGTGAAGCTCGACGGCGACGTCCTGGCAGCGATCGACGCGGCTCTGGGCGATGTCGTCGTGCGCGACCCGGCGAACACGTACGACGTCTCGCCCAAGACGCGGCCCTGA
- the rlmN gene encoding 23S rRNA (adenine(2503)-C(2))-methyltransferase RlmN — protein sequence MTATPETPLRTQVRPKTEGWTQKKDAEGRPLLQFASPRRGKPPVHLADLTHEQRIEKVTELGMPGFRAAQLEKHYFVHGTHDPAAMTDLPADGREEFVHGMLPPLLTEVRRLQTDRGDTIKFLWKLHGGALVESVLMRYPGRITLCVSSQAGCGMNCPFCATGQAGLTRNMSAAEIVAQVVRANRVIAEGQLGDPREFGHEGERVSNIVFMGMGEPLANYARVMQAVRVMVDKKHGLGMSARGITISTVGLVPAIRKLSAEGIPVTFALSLHAPDDELRDEMIPVNSRWKVDEALDAAREYFEKTGRRVSIEYALIKDMNDHGWRADLLGEKLNARGRGWVHVNPIPLNPTPGSVWTASTRAAQDEFVRRLEAHGIPTTIRDTRGKDIDGACGQLVATEADQQAAEGTPAEV from the coding sequence ATGACCGCCACGCCCGAGACTCCCCTGCGCACCCAGGTGCGGCCCAAGACCGAGGGGTGGACGCAGAAGAAGGATGCCGAGGGCCGGCCGCTGCTGCAGTTCGCCAGCCCCAGGCGGGGCAAGCCGCCCGTGCACCTGGCCGACCTCACGCACGAGCAGCGAATCGAGAAGGTGACCGAGCTCGGCATGCCCGGCTTCCGTGCCGCCCAGCTGGAGAAGCACTACTTCGTGCACGGTACGCACGACCCGGCCGCGATGACCGATCTGCCCGCCGACGGGCGCGAAGAGTTCGTGCACGGCATGCTGCCGCCGCTGCTGACCGAGGTGCGCCGGCTGCAGACCGACCGCGGCGACACCATCAAGTTCCTCTGGAAGCTGCACGGCGGGGCGCTGGTCGAGTCCGTGCTGATGCGCTACCCGGGCCGCATCACGCTGTGCGTGTCGAGCCAGGCCGGCTGCGGCATGAACTGTCCGTTCTGCGCGACCGGCCAGGCGGGGCTGACCCGCAACATGTCGGCCGCCGAGATCGTGGCGCAGGTGGTGCGCGCCAACCGGGTGATCGCCGAGGGCCAGCTGGGCGATCCGCGCGAGTTCGGGCACGAGGGCGAGCGGGTCTCGAACATCGTGTTCATGGGCATGGGCGAGCCGCTGGCCAACTATGCACGCGTCATGCAGGCGGTGCGCGTCATGGTCGACAAGAAGCACGGCCTGGGCATGAGCGCGCGCGGCATCACGATCTCGACGGTCGGGCTGGTGCCGGCCATCCGCAAGCTGTCCGCCGAGGGCATCCCGGTCACCTTCGCGCTCTCGCTGCACGCGCCCGACGACGAGCTGCGCGACGAGATGATCCCGGTCAACTCCCGCTGGAAGGTCGATGAGGCACTGGACGCCGCGCGGGAGTACTTCGAGAAGACCGGTCGCCGAGTCTCGATCGAATACGCCCTGATCAAGGACATGAACGACCACGGCTGGCGCGCCGACCTGCTCGGCGAGAAGCTCAACGCGCGCGGGCGCGGCTGGGTGCACGTCAACCCGATTCCGCTGAACCCGACCCCCGGGTCGGTGTGGACGGCATCCACCCGGGCCGCGCAGGACGAATTCGTGCGCCGACTCGAAGCCCACGGCATCCCGACCACGATCCGCGACACCCGCGGAAAGGACATCGACGGCGCGTGCGGCCAGCTGGTGGCCACCGAAGCCGACCAGCAGGCGGCCGAGGGGACCCCCGCCGAGGTCTGA
- a CDS encoding sulfite exporter TauE/SafE family protein produces MLPDLSVLAWLALAVGAAVIGLSKAALPGAATLAVALFAAVLPAKQSTGTILVLLIVGDVFALWAYRRHADTRTLIRLAPAVIVGLVGGAVFLAFASDAWVRRMIGLLLLTVVAVSLWRRARRARREPVPGDAGSHRVAAATYGSLAGFTTMVANAAGPVMSMYFLAARFPVKAFLGTSAWFFAIVNITKLPFSIGLGLITPSGLLVNAVLIPVVVAAAFGGRLIAGRISQKLFDRIIIALTVVGSLYLLV; encoded by the coding sequence ATGCTGCCTGACCTGTCCGTGCTGGCGTGGCTCGCGCTCGCGGTCGGGGCGGCCGTGATCGGGCTGTCCAAAGCGGCGCTGCCGGGGGCGGCGACCCTGGCGGTGGCTCTGTTCGCCGCCGTGCTGCCGGCCAAGCAGTCCACCGGCACGATCCTGGTGCTGCTGATCGTCGGCGACGTCTTCGCGCTGTGGGCATACCGCCGGCACGCCGACACCCGCACCCTGATCCGACTGGCGCCCGCCGTGATCGTGGGGCTCGTCGGCGGCGCGGTGTTCCTCGCCTTCGCCTCCGATGCCTGGGTGCGCCGGATGATCGGGCTCCTGCTGCTGACGGTGGTGGCGGTCAGTCTCTGGCGGCGGGCACGGCGGGCCCGGCGGGAGCCGGTTCCCGGCGACGCCGGTTCGCATCGGGTCGCCGCAGCCACCTACGGCAGTCTCGCCGGATTCACCACGATGGTGGCCAACGCCGCCGGGCCGGTGATGTCGATGTACTTCCTGGCCGCACGCTTTCCGGTCAAGGCGTTCCTGGGCACCTCGGCCTGGTTCTTCGCGATCGTCAACATCACCAAGCTGCCGTTCTCCATCGGCCTCGGCCTGATCACGCCGTCAGGGCTCCTGGTGAACGCGGTGCTCATCCCGGTCGTGGTGGCTGCCGCCTTCGGCGGTCGACTGATCGCGGGGCGCATCAGCCAGAAGCTGTTCGACCGGATCATCATCGCGCTGACGGTGGTCGGCTCGCTCTACCTGCTCGTGTGA
- a CDS encoding phosphorylase family protein, producing MRLLVAALDAELVAFPADLPGFDRLVTGPGKLQATFALTRALDAKSYEEVLVVGTAGAIDPALEPAVYDIDAAIQHDVTDIDGVVGQHVSLPARVTVAGASPSASAVTIATGDHFVDGAEAVQAILPLGARLVDMETYAYAWVAAQFGVPIRVLKAVSDRAQDDAITDWRAAVAACSAQLRDTVRADYGV from the coding sequence GTGAGACTTCTCGTCGCGGCACTGGATGCCGAACTCGTGGCTTTTCCCGCTGACCTGCCCGGCTTCGACCGGCTCGTGACCGGCCCCGGCAAGCTGCAGGCCACGTTCGCCCTGACGCGTGCCCTCGATGCCAAGAGCTACGAGGAGGTCCTGGTGGTCGGCACGGCCGGGGCCATCGACCCGGCATTGGAGCCTGCGGTGTACGACATCGACGCGGCGATCCAGCACGACGTCACCGACATCGACGGTGTGGTCGGGCAGCACGTATCGCTGCCGGCGCGGGTGACGGTCGCCGGCGCATCGCCGTCGGCGAGCGCGGTCACGATCGCGACGGGCGACCACTTCGTCGACGGCGCCGAAGCCGTGCAGGCGATCCTGCCGCTGGGTGCACGCCTGGTCGACATGGAGACCTACGCCTACGCGTGGGTCGCCGCGCAGTTCGGCGTGCCGATCCGCGTGCTCAAAGCGGTCTCGGACCGCGCGCAGGACGACGCGATCACGGACTGGCGCGCCGCCGTCGCCGCCTGCAGCGCGCAGCTGCGCGACACCGTGCGCGCCGACTACGGCGTCTGA